The Desmodus rotundus isolate HL8 chromosome 3, HLdesRot8A.1, whole genome shotgun sequence genome includes a region encoding these proteins:
- the COL8A2 gene encoding collagen alpha-2(VIII) chain isoform X2 codes for MPLPLLPMDLKGEPGPPGKPGPRGPPGPPGFPGKPGTGKPGLHGQPGPAGPPGFSRMGKAGPPGLPGKVGPPGQPGLRGEPGIRGDQGLRGPPGPPGLPGPSGIAVPGKPGPQGVPGPPGFGGEPGPQGEPGPPGDRGLKGDNGVGQPGLPGAPGQGGAPGPPGLPGPAGLGKPGLDGLPGAPGDKGESGPPGVPGPRGEPGTMGPKGPPGIDGLGIPGSAGVPGPQGPAGAKGEPGTRGPPGLIGPTGYGMPGLPGPKGDKGQAGVPGLLGDRGEPGEDGEPGEQGPQGLGGPPGLPGSAGLPGRRGPPGPKGEVGPGGPPGIPGIRGDQGPSGLAGKPGLPGERGLPGAHGPPGPTGPKGEQGFTGRPGGPGVAGALGQKGDLGLPGQPGLRGPSGIPGLQGPAGPVGPQGLPGLKGEPGLPGPPGEGKVGEPGMAGPTGPPGVPGSPGLTGPPGPPGPPGPPGAPGAFDETGIAGLHLPDGGVEGAVLGKGGKPQFGLGELSAHATPAFTAVLTSPFPASGMPVKFDRTLYNGHSGYNPATGIFTCPVGGVYYFAYHVHVKGTNVWVALYKNNVPATYTYDEYKKGYLDQASGGAVLQLRPNDQVWVQMPSDQANGLYSTEYIHSSFSGFLLCPT; via the coding sequence aTGCCTCTACCGCTGCTGCCAATGGACCTCAAAGGAGAGCCTGGACCCCCTGGGAAACCTGGGCCTCGGGGGCCCCCTGGCCCTCCTGGCTTCCCAGGAAAACCAGGCACCGGAAAGCCAGGATTACATGGGCAGCCTGGACCCGCTGGCCCCCCTGGCTTCTCACGGATGGGCAAGGCTGGTCCCCCAGGGCTCCCGGGCAAGGTTGGACCACCTGGGCAACCGGGGCTTCGTGGGGAGCCAGGGATACGAGGGGACCAGGGCCTCCGGGGGCCCCCAGGGCCCCCTGGACTCCCTGGGCCCTCAGGCATTGCTGTCCCTGGGAAACCAGGCCCCCAGGGGGTGCCAGGGCCACCAGGATTTGGGGGAGAGCCAGGGCCTCAGGGGGAACCTGGGCCCCCAGGTGATCGAGGCCTCaagggggataatggggtgggtcagccagggctgcctggggccccagggcAAGGGGGTGCTCCTGGACCCCCTGGCCTGCCTGGTCCAGCTGGCTTGGGCAAACCGGGTTTGGATGGGCTTCCTGGGGCCCCTGGAGATAAGGGTGAGTCTGGCCCTCCCGGGGTGCCAGGACCCAGGGGTGAGCCAGGGACAATGGGCCCAAAGGGGCCCCCTGGGATAGATGGTTTGGGGATCCCGGGGTCAGCAGGAGTGCCAGGgccacagggcccagcaggggcCAAAGGAGAACCAGGGACCCGGGGCCCCCCTGGTCTCATAGGCCCCACTGGCTATGGGATGCCAGGACTGCCAGGCCCCAAAGGGGACAAAGGCCAAGCTGGGGTCCCAGGGCTCTTAGGGGACAGGGGCGAGCCAGGTGAGGATGGGGAACCAGGGGAGCAGGGCCCACAGGGCCTTGGGGGCCCTCCTGGACTTCCAGGCTCTGCAGGGCTCCCTGGAAGACGTGGGCCCCCTGGGCCTAAGGGGGAGGTAGGGCCTGGAGGACCCCCAGGAATACCTGGCATTCGGGGTGACCAGGGACCTAGTGGCCTGGCTGGGAAACCTGGACTCCCAGGAGAGAGGGGGCTTCCAGGGGCCCATGGACCCCCTGGACCAACTGGGCCCAAGGGCGAGCAGGGTTTCACAGGGCGCCCTGGGGGACCAGGGgtggcaggagccctgggacagAAGGGTGACTTGGGGCTCCCTGGACAGCCTGGCCTGCGGGGTCCCTCAGGAATCCCAGGACTCCAAGGCCCAGCTGGCCCTGtcgggccacagggtctgccaggcCTGAAGGGTGAACCAGGCCTGCCAGGGCCCCCCggagaggggaaagtgggggaacCTGGCATGGCTGGGCCTACAGGGCCCCCTGGAGTTCCCGGTTCCCCAGGACTCACAGGTCCTCCTGGGCCTCCGGGGCCTCCTGGGCCCCCTGGCGCCCCTGGGGCCTTCGATGAGACGGGCATCGCCGGCCTGCACCTGCCTGACGGTGGAGTGGAAGGCGCCGTGCTAGGCAAGGGCGGCAAGCCGCAGTTTGGGCTGGGCGAGCTGTCGGCCCACGCCACTCCCGCCTTCACCGCTGTGCTCACCTCACCCTTTCCTGCCTCTGGCATGCCTGTTAAATTTGACCGGACTCTCTACAACGGCCACAGTGGCTACAACCCTGCCACGGGCATCTTCACCTGCCCTGTGGGCGGGGTCTACTACTTTGCTTACCACGTGCATGTCAAGGGCACCAATGTGTGGGTGGCCCTGTACAAGAACAACGTGCCAGCCACCTACACCTATGACGAGTACAAGAAAGGCTACCTGGACCAGGCGTCTGGCGGGGCTGTGCTCCAGCTTCGGCCCAATGACCAGGTCTGGGTGCAGATGCCCTCGGACCAGGCCAATGGCCTCTACTCCACTGAGTATATCCACTCCTCCTTTTCAGGGTTCTTGCTCTGCCCCACATAA
- the COL8A2 gene encoding collagen alpha-2(VIII) chain isoform X1, translating to MRWAPTPLSAPPPLLPPLLLPPLLSLLLLVLGCGPRAATGGGAGGAAGYAPVKYVQPMHKGPVGPPFREGKGQYLEMPLPLLPMDLKGEPGPPGKPGPRGPPGPPGFPGKPGTGKPGLHGQPGPAGPPGFSRMGKAGPPGLPGKVGPPGQPGLRGEPGIRGDQGLRGPPGPPGLPGPSGIAVPGKPGPQGVPGPPGFGGEPGPQGEPGPPGDRGLKGDNGVGQPGLPGAPGQGGAPGPPGLPGPAGLGKPGLDGLPGAPGDKGESGPPGVPGPRGEPGTMGPKGPPGIDGLGIPGSAGVPGPQGPAGAKGEPGTRGPPGLIGPTGYGMPGLPGPKGDKGQAGVPGLLGDRGEPGEDGEPGEQGPQGLGGPPGLPGSAGLPGRRGPPGPKGEVGPGGPPGIPGIRGDQGPSGLAGKPGLPGERGLPGAHGPPGPTGPKGEQGFTGRPGGPGVAGALGQKGDLGLPGQPGLRGPSGIPGLQGPAGPVGPQGLPGLKGEPGLPGPPGEGKVGEPGMAGPTGPPGVPGSPGLTGPPGPPGPPGPPGAPGAFDETGIAGLHLPDGGVEGAVLGKGGKPQFGLGELSAHATPAFTAVLTSPFPASGMPVKFDRTLYNGHSGYNPATGIFTCPVGGVYYFAYHVHVKGTNVWVALYKNNVPATYTYDEYKKGYLDQASGGAVLQLRPNDQVWVQMPSDQANGLYSTEYIHSSFSGFLLCPT from the exons ATGCGGTGGGCTCCGACGCCCCTTTCTGCACCGCCACCTCTGCTACCGCCGCTGCTGCTGCCACCGCTGCtgtcgctgctgctgctggtgctggggtGCGGGCCGAGGGCGGCCACCGGTGGCGGGGCCGGCGGGGCAGCGGGCTACGCGCCGGTGAAGTATGTGCAGCCCATGCACAAGGGACCCGTGGGGCCGCCTTTCCGCGAGGGCAAGGGCCAGTACCTGG aaaTGCCTCTACCGCTGCTGCCAATGGACCTCAAAGGAGAGCCTGGACCCCCTGGGAAACCTGGGCCTCGGGGGCCCCCTGGCCCTCCTGGCTTCCCAGGAAAACCAGGCACCGGAAAGCCAGGATTACATGGGCAGCCTGGACCCGCTGGCCCCCCTGGCTTCTCACGGATGGGCAAGGCTGGTCCCCCAGGGCTCCCGGGCAAGGTTGGACCACCTGGGCAACCGGGGCTTCGTGGGGAGCCAGGGATACGAGGGGACCAGGGCCTCCGGGGGCCCCCAGGGCCCCCTGGACTCCCTGGGCCCTCAGGCATTGCTGTCCCTGGGAAACCAGGCCCCCAGGGGGTGCCAGGGCCACCAGGATTTGGGGGAGAGCCAGGGCCTCAGGGGGAACCTGGGCCCCCAGGTGATCGAGGCCTCaagggggataatggggtgggtcagccagggctgcctggggccccagggcAAGGGGGTGCTCCTGGACCCCCTGGCCTGCCTGGTCCAGCTGGCTTGGGCAAACCGGGTTTGGATGGGCTTCCTGGGGCCCCTGGAGATAAGGGTGAGTCTGGCCCTCCCGGGGTGCCAGGACCCAGGGGTGAGCCAGGGACAATGGGCCCAAAGGGGCCCCCTGGGATAGATGGTTTGGGGATCCCGGGGTCAGCAGGAGTGCCAGGgccacagggcccagcaggggcCAAAGGAGAACCAGGGACCCGGGGCCCCCCTGGTCTCATAGGCCCCACTGGCTATGGGATGCCAGGACTGCCAGGCCCCAAAGGGGACAAAGGCCAAGCTGGGGTCCCAGGGCTCTTAGGGGACAGGGGCGAGCCAGGTGAGGATGGGGAACCAGGGGAGCAGGGCCCACAGGGCCTTGGGGGCCCTCCTGGACTTCCAGGCTCTGCAGGGCTCCCTGGAAGACGTGGGCCCCCTGGGCCTAAGGGGGAGGTAGGGCCTGGAGGACCCCCAGGAATACCTGGCATTCGGGGTGACCAGGGACCTAGTGGCCTGGCTGGGAAACCTGGACTCCCAGGAGAGAGGGGGCTTCCAGGGGCCCATGGACCCCCTGGACCAACTGGGCCCAAGGGCGAGCAGGGTTTCACAGGGCGCCCTGGGGGACCAGGGgtggcaggagccctgggacagAAGGGTGACTTGGGGCTCCCTGGACAGCCTGGCCTGCGGGGTCCCTCAGGAATCCCAGGACTCCAAGGCCCAGCTGGCCCTGtcgggccacagggtctgccaggcCTGAAGGGTGAACCAGGCCTGCCAGGGCCCCCCggagaggggaaagtgggggaacCTGGCATGGCTGGGCCTACAGGGCCCCCTGGAGTTCCCGGTTCCCCAGGACTCACAGGTCCTCCTGGGCCTCCGGGGCCTCCTGGGCCCCCTGGCGCCCCTGGGGCCTTCGATGAGACGGGCATCGCCGGCCTGCACCTGCCTGACGGTGGAGTGGAAGGCGCCGTGCTAGGCAAGGGCGGCAAGCCGCAGTTTGGGCTGGGCGAGCTGTCGGCCCACGCCACTCCCGCCTTCACCGCTGTGCTCACCTCACCCTTTCCTGCCTCTGGCATGCCTGTTAAATTTGACCGGACTCTCTACAACGGCCACAGTGGCTACAACCCTGCCACGGGCATCTTCACCTGCCCTGTGGGCGGGGTCTACTACTTTGCTTACCACGTGCATGTCAAGGGCACCAATGTGTGGGTGGCCCTGTACAAGAACAACGTGCCAGCCACCTACACCTATGACGAGTACAAGAAAGGCTACCTGGACCAGGCGTCTGGCGGGGCTGTGCTCCAGCTTCGGCCCAATGACCAGGTCTGGGTGCAGATGCCCTCGGACCAGGCCAATGGCCTCTACTCCACTGAGTATATCCACTCCTCCTTTTCAGGGTTCTTGCTCTGCCCCACATAA